The genome window TCGGGTGGCCGGCGAGGCAGGCATCCTGGGGACCAGGATGGATCCGAAACTAGAAATAGGGTTCCCAACATTCTGGGTAATATAGGGCTCTATGACTATCTTCAGCAATTACATGAGACCCCCCAGTCCCTGGGAACCTATCTGCAAGGGACTGCATCCACCCTCAATCCAAACCAAGAACCACCACAACCAGGAAATCGAATCCCCCCAACTTCGTCCTCCTCCCAGGAACGTGAGTCAGGCCAGCCTCTCCCCAAAGAGTCAGTAGCCATCAAGGGAAAGTCCTCTTGCCCATCCTTCCTGAGATATCCCTCAGAGAGGAGTGCTGGACAAGATGGAGGCCAAGGCGGTGCAGGGAACGGCTCCACTGGTCATACCACTAACATGCCTGACCTTATTTTAGGGCTAGGGCATTCGGCCAACAGGTTGCCATTTGTTCCTCCACCACCTTCCCCCATGGCAGCTTCCCCTGGGATGCCTGAGCATGCctggctccccccaccaccttaTCCAAGATCTCTGAGGCCTCCCAGCATGAGCCAGGTCTCACAGTTGCAGGATGAGATGCGCCGGCAGCTGCCACTGCTCCTGCACCTTCAGGCAGCCTTGACAAACCCTCGCGCCATGCAAGCCCTGCTCCAGATTGAGCAGGGTCTGCAGATCCTGGCTACTGAAGCACCTCGCCTCCTGCTCTGGTTCATGCCTTGCCTGGCAGGCCTGGGAAGTATGGCAGGCAGTACAGAGTCTAGAGAGGGCACCCTTATGCAGGAGGATCCCTCTCAAGCCCCAGCTTCCGAGGTTCCCCCAGCACAGGTCTCTGCAGAGCTGGGCCTCCATTCCATCCCTCTCCTCCAGATGTTGCAAGCTCTAGCTGGTGCCAATCCCCAGCAGCTGCAGCCCGAGACTCACTTCCGGGTGCAGCTAGAACAACTGCGGGCAATGGGCTTTCTGAATCCCGAAGCCAATCTCCAGGCCCTCATAGCCACTGGGGGTGATGTGGATGCTGCTGTGGAGAAGCTGAGGCAGGCATAGGAGCCCTTGTTGTTAAAACCATATCttttcctctgtgctctttccccGTATCACACTACCCTAACTCCCCCGTTCTTGAATGCAGCTGCACACTATGAACCAAATCCACTATGATGCCCTTTACTGCGGAATCAATGTTGTTCCAGAGTCAATGAGGAAGAATGAGAGCCAGAAACAGGGTGGGGGTGCTGTGAGTGAACCAACCACCCCTGCCACTGTACCATCTTGGGACCCCAGTCTGAGCTTTGTTTATGCCTATCTCGAGATGCAATTACATCCAATCTCCAGTGTGTGCTGTAGCCTGAGTCCCAATTCTTtgtgggctggggggaggggaggggacagtaTGGGAGAAAGACAGCAATGAGAGCTGGGTCTGCATGGGTGGGAGGGAAAGCTCAAAGGTTTGAGATTCAAAGATTCATGGAGAACAAAGGAGGGTGAGCTGAGACCCGCAGGTCCCCTTGTGTCCTTCCTGAGGTCCCCCAGATCTTGTGTCCTGTAGGAGCTCCCACCCTGTACTCTGTTCTTGGAACTTGCCCTGCAAAGTAAGCATGGTTGGTTCTTTCTATCACCCCTGAAGACTATCCCACAGGTGCCTCTCACTTTTTGGATTGGGGGTTGATTCATGAGTAGATAGGGAGCCTCAAGAATTCAGGCTGAGTTCTAAGATACCCTAATCTCACCAAGGTTACAAAATTACTGTCCCTGATGGACACAATTTGTCCTGGATGTCATCTTTCTTGCAGCTGCCGGCTCAGAAACAGAGTACTCACCCGGTGCTCAGCACTGTGCTTGCAGTTAGAGAGgcaatgtgacacagagacatgatcCTCCTTCAGGAGGTGATGGTCTGGGGGCACAGAGCCTTCAAATCGTATGTGAAGACTCCTTATTATACAGAAAACAAGCCGTGAAAGGTGCTGCAAAGAGCGGGAGCTGGGGAGAAACACAGGGGCCTGATCTTGTCTGGGGAgacagggaaggcttcctgagtCTGCGCTCCAAGCCGAAATCTTAAAATTGGTAAGAACAAAGTGGCCAGACATGtgataggagaagggagagagcatCCTAGGAGAAGAGGTAGGAGGAGCAAAAGTGCTGAGGCAAGCTGTGTTCAACACCTGGGAGGTGCTCTCGGCCTCTCAGACTAAAGTCTTGTTTGCACTCAGGGGTGCTTCCTATGATCCGAGTACTTCCAGGGTAAAAGTGATACAATTCATGAATCAAGTGAGCAAACCAGGCCTCACCCACAGGAATAAATATTCCGGAGAAAATGCACAAGAAAACAGGGCATATTTGTACTTAAATACACCCTGACATGACCCAGCTCTGTATATGCGTTCAAGCATCCATACAGAACATGGTCTGCTAAAGGCTGATCTCAGAATGGAGATATAAACACAAACATTAACCTCCTATTGCTATCCAGGGAAGAAAATGGGCTTTGAGGGAGGGGACTGCTGTGGTAAAAGTGGTCATGGTGTGTGCTTAAACATGAGACTCAGGGCTGGGGGTTCTTTTAGGAACTTGGAGAGATACTGTCTccacccaggacccaggacacTTGCACCAACCTGTCTTACCTGTCAGCGGTCCGCATGCATCAAAGATGAAATGAGCTTTGGGGACAACATTTTCCCACTGCTTTGGGTCTTAATCTCTAGGTAAAGCAGGATGCTTCGAGCTCGCCTTTACcacctcttccctctctcacctCAGTGAGGGGAGCTGTTCAGATCAAAGAACTGCTGTTTATGGCAGTGCTACTAGAGAAGGCAGGGGCAAAtcttgcctctttgtttcctgGAACCAGTAAGGCAGCTGCTATGGGACTGCCTCTGACTGGGGAAGGTGTACCATGCAATTTCTAATTTTGGTCTTCCAAAGGCCTGTAGGTCTGAGAAAAAGCCTCAGGGAAAGATTGCTTTCATTCACCTTTCCTCTGGGCCAAAGAATATATGAGGGTTCGTTTGAAGTAAATCCCAGGAAAGGCATCAGTTGGGAATCTGGGTCTAAGCAGGTGGGAATCCTGACTAGGGAGGAGAGGGTTCACTGAATGTTTTCAGGCCATATGTCAGGAGAGCCATGGACAGTGGACTGGGTGTTTGGAATCTTCACTCTAGCGTCATCAGAGACTGAACTCAGCCGCATCTCTGGCTCCATGGTGGTGTCCAGGAGAAGAAGGTTTTCAGGATGGGGAAGGTCACCTAGGTCGGCCTAGGGCTCCACCTAATGTAGGGCTTGGCCCATGGGAAGCACTCAGTaaagactgaatgaatgaatggtgaatTATGAGTGAGGAGATGAGCAACCAAAAGAGAAAGTGGTTACGGAGACGAAACAGATGTGAACTGGTACAGTGTAGACCAGGACGGGGATTGGGTTTGGGGAAATGGGGACTGCTGGAGTTTGGGGAAGAAGGTTGATGTGACCAAAACAGCTGGCTTCTCCAGATGTCCCATTTGCTCCCTGCTGTGACGCTCACCTCTGCCAGGAGATCGAAATCCAGGACCTCCGCCTGGGGAGGACCCACAACGGACATTGTGTACCTgcagaagagaagcaggatcAGTTGGGGTGATACTGGGTCTAGTGCCTGGCTCCCCACCAAAAAATATGTACCCTTTCTTCAGACCAAGGGATGtgctagaaaggaaaaaaaagagaagagggaggaggagagggagaggaaagaggagaagcatTGCTGTCTGTAGTGCTATATCACATAGCCAGCCAGGCAGGAGGACAAGAAGTTAAGACCAAGGCGTTATTCAAACAACAGGAAGTGAGTTTATacacctgttcttttttttccaagttatgAAGGAATCTTTTGCAACTCATTAGTTTAACCAATATTTCCTGAATACTTCCTACATGCCAGAAACTATGCTTGGTGCTAGGAATTCAATGGTCAGCAAGATATGGTTCTTGCCCTCAGTTGTTTATAGTAACAGTGGAGATAAGGGACTTCCAACAAACAAATGAGATAGAAGTaacagaaatcttgccatttgcgacaacatggatggaactagagcgtatcatgcttagcgaaataagtcaagcagagaaagacaactatcatatgatctccctgatatgaggaagtggtgatgcaacatgggggcttaagtgggtaggaaaagaatagatgaaacaagatgggattgggagggagacaaaccataagtgactcttaatctcacaaaacaaactgagggttgctggggggagggggtttgggagaagggggtgggattatggacattggggagggtgtgtgctttggtgagtgctgtgaggcatgtaaacctggtgattcacagacctgtacccctggggactaaaaatatatgtttataaaaaataaaaaatttataaaaaaaaaaaaaaggaagtaacagCTAACAGAGCACTCACTGAGAACAAGGCACTATTCAATAAACTTTGCGCCTATtaacatttaattcttacaacaacccTATAAAGTTGGTAGTATTAATCAGTTTTACAGATAGGTAAAGGAAGGCATAGGAATGTTATGTGTCTAAcccaaggttgcacagctagGACGTGGAgttggagctgggatttgaacccatgttCTAAAGGCCACACTCTTAATCTCCATTCCAttgcaaaataaattttgaattacaATAAATTtcatagattctggacactagtcctttataaaaatatgtttataaaaaaataaaaataattaagtacaaTAAATTTCATGTGGAAAATAAACCAGGTAATTTTATAATGTACTTAGAGGGAAGAGGAATATTTATTTCGAAGAGTGgccagagggtgcctgggtggctcagtgggttaagcctctgccttcggctcaggtcatgatgtcagggtcctgggatcaagtcccgcatcaagctctctgctcagcagggagcctgcttcctcctctctctctctctgcctgcctctctgcctacttgtgatctttctctgtcagataaaaaaataaaatcttaaaaaaaaaaagagtggtcaGAGTGTATCTCTCTGGAGGGATTGTTTCTGCAAAGACTTGAAGAGTAAGAGGAAGCCAGACATTCAAAGACCTAggggaagaatgttccaggcagagggaaagtgtAAAGGAGTTCCCTGAGTTAGGTTAGAGTTCAAcacatttgaagaaaaaggaaagaaggccaGTGTGTCCAGATTAGTGAGAATGATGGGGAGAGAATTCTTCCAAGTGAGGTGGGAGAGAGCAGACAGAATGCTGTAGGACTCTGTTGCCTTGTACCAAAGGTGGAGTGtggatttctttctcctctctgtggaGCATGAATGAGAAGCTGGTAGGGGTGGAAAGCAAGTCAAGACAGAagatcctaggggcacctgggtggttcagtcgttaagcgtctgccatcagctcaggtcatgatcctggggttttgggatcgagtccctcatcaggctccctgctcagcgggaagcctgcttctcccttttccaaacCCCCATCCTCCCTTGTATTttgtctcttgctgtctctctttctgctgtatcagataaatagataaaatctttaaaaaacaaaacaaaagacataagATCCTGCCATCATCCAAGTAGGGGATGGTGTTGCCCTTAGACTGGTGCTGTCCACAAGGGCATATGGCAAGAAGTGGACAACTGAAGAATTTTTGGAGATAGCACTGACACACCCTTGTGATAAGATCAGATGTGCAAGGTTAAGGAAAGGGAGGAATTAGGGACTCACTTACTTATCCAGCTAACATTAATTGaacactctctctctggcaggtTCTGTCCTGGGTGCTAGAGATAAGAGGTGTTCTAGATCACAGC of Mustela nigripes isolate SB6536 chromosome 1, MUSNIG.SB6536, whole genome shotgun sequence contains these proteins:
- the UBQLN3 gene encoding ubiquilin-3, producing the protein MAKSGEALPQGSPAPIQDPHLIKVTVKTPKDKEDFSVTDTCTIQQLKEEISQRFKAHPDQLVLIFAGKILKDPDSLAQCGVRDGLTVHLVIKMQRRTMGTECPAASVPAPAPSPGSFPQPSSIYPADGPPTFSLSLLTGLSGLGLTSGSFSDQPSSLMWQHVSVPEFVAQIIDDPFIQGLLSNTGLMRQLVLDNPHMQQLMQHNPEIGHILNNPEIMRQTLEFLRNPAMMQEMMRSQDRALSNLESIPGGYNVLRTMYTDIMDPMLNAVQEQFGGNPFATTTTANATSSSSQPSRTENRDPLPNPWASTYGGSGGRRGRHPGDQDGSETRNRVPNILGNIGLYDYLQQLHETPQSLGTYLQGTASTLNPNQEPPQPGNRIPPTSSSSQERESGQPLPKESVAIKGKSSCPSFLRYPSERSAGQDGGQGGAGNGSTGHTTNMPDLILGLGHSANRLPFVPPPPSPMAASPGMPEHAWLPPPPYPRSLRPPSMSQVSQLQDEMRRQLPLLLHLQAALTNPRAMQALLQIEQGLQILATEAPRLLLWFMPCLAGLGSMAGSTESREGTLMQEDPSQAPASEVPPAQVSAELGLHSIPLLQMLQALAGANPQQLQPETHFRVQLEQLRAMGFLNPEANLQALIATGGDVDAAVEKLRQA